In Halobaculum sp. XH14, a single genomic region encodes these proteins:
- a CDS encoding fumarylacetoacetate hydrolase family protein produces MRYYQLAAEGAVRRLVVDDGDGVYDLTSTHPGLTGFRDLAGAASLAGEPVDDIARRRLAGAEQLPRGDLASDLLCPVRADEVWAAGVTYEISEKAREQESSMAEIYMNVYDAERPEIFFKATPSRTVGPGEAVGVRGDSDWNAPEPELAVVLHHGEIVGYTVGNDVSSRDIEGENPLYLPQAKIYDRCCSVGPCVVSPASVGDPADLVMSMEILRDGETVFSDSTSTARMVRSPEELATYYRDHNSVPETAVLMTGTGLVPPEEFSLTAGDEVRIDIENVGTLVNPVVSV; encoded by the coding sequence ATGCGGTACTACCAGCTCGCAGCTGAGGGGGCAGTCCGGAGACTCGTCGTCGACGACGGCGACGGGGTGTATGATCTCACGTCGACCCACCCCGGACTCACCGGGTTTCGGGACCTCGCGGGAGCCGCCTCCCTCGCCGGCGAGCCCGTCGACGACATCGCGCGCCGCCGACTCGCCGGAGCCGAGCAACTCCCCCGGGGCGACCTCGCGTCCGACCTGCTGTGTCCGGTCCGGGCCGACGAAGTCTGGGCGGCGGGCGTCACCTACGAGATCAGCGAGAAGGCGCGCGAACAGGAGAGCTCGATGGCCGAGATCTACATGAACGTCTACGACGCCGAGCGTCCCGAGATCTTCTTCAAGGCGACCCCGAGCAGGACCGTCGGCCCCGGGGAGGCCGTCGGCGTTCGGGGCGACTCGGACTGGAACGCGCCCGAACCCGAACTCGCCGTCGTGTTACACCACGGCGAGATCGTCGGCTACACCGTCGGTAACGACGTCAGCAGCCGCGACATCGAGGGCGAGAACCCGCTGTACCTGCCGCAGGCGAAGATCTACGACCGCTGCTGTTCGGTCGGACCGTGCGTCGTCTCACCGGCGTCCGTGGGCGATCCCGCCGACCTCGTGATGTCGATGGAGATCCTCCGGGACGGCGAGACGGTGTTCAGCGACTCGACCTCGACCGCGCGGATGGTCCGCTCGCCCGAGGAGCTGGCGACGTACTACCGTGACCACAACTCGGTGCCGGAGACGGCGGTCCTGATGACGGGGACGGGGCTCGTCCCGCCCGAGGAGTTCAGCCTGACCGCCGGCGACGAGGTCCGGATCGACATCGAGAACGTCGGGACGCTGGTCAACCCGGTCGTCTCGGTCTGA
- a CDS encoding aldehyde dehydrogenase family protein, with protein MPERDGNFIDGAWTQAESGETFEVVNPARTDEVVSTFPLSDESDAARAVEAARAAADDWANTPGPARGKILREAGSLLEDRREDLVQLLTREEGKTHDEARPEVVRTVDIFYHYAEKAADYGGTVKAANSSRKTLHTRKEPLGVAALITPWNYPIAIPAWKLAPALAAGNTVVIKPATQAPTVAAEVVGALEEAGLPDGVVNLVTGPGSAVGEAFTTHPEVDAVSFTGSGVVGTEVYRGATAEGKRAQAEMGGKNPTVVMPSADLDEAVSIVGAGAFGVTGQACTACSRAIVHADVYDEFVAGIVDYAESLSVGAGDEGNDMGPQISEGELEGTLDYVDVAKTEGATLATGGERLEDGEHADGFFVEPTVFADVDNDSRLAQEEVFGPVLAVIRAEDFEEAVTAANDTRYGLSTSIVTDSHAEANEFVDRAEAGVVKVNEKTTGLELHVPFGGVKESSTNTFREQGDAGLDFFTTTKTVYRNY; from the coding sequence ATGCCAGAACGTGACGGAAACTTCATCGACGGCGCGTGGACACAGGCGGAGTCGGGCGAGACGTTCGAGGTCGTGAACCCGGCACGGACCGACGAGGTCGTCTCGACGTTCCCGCTCTCGGACGAGTCGGACGCGGCGCGAGCGGTCGAGGCCGCCCGTGCGGCGGCCGACGACTGGGCGAACACGCCCGGCCCGGCCCGCGGGAAGATTCTCCGCGAGGCCGGGTCGCTGCTGGAGGACCGACGCGAGGACCTGGTTCAGTTGTTGACCCGCGAGGAGGGGAAGACCCACGACGAGGCGCGGCCGGAGGTGGTCCGGACCGTGGACATCTTCTACCACTACGCGGAGAAGGCGGCCGACTACGGCGGCACGGTCAAGGCCGCGAACTCGTCGCGGAAGACGCTCCACACCCGGAAGGAGCCGCTCGGCGTCGCCGCGCTGATCACCCCCTGGAACTACCCCATCGCCATCCCGGCGTGGAAGCTCGCGCCCGCGCTCGCGGCCGGGAACACGGTCGTCATCAAGCCGGCCACCCAGGCACCGACGGTCGCGGCCGAAGTGGTCGGCGCGCTCGAGGAGGCGGGGCTCCCCGACGGCGTGGTGAACCTCGTCACCGGCCCGGGCAGCGCCGTCGGCGAGGCGTTCACGACCCACCCCGAGGTCGACGCGGTCTCGTTCACGGGGAGCGGCGTCGTCGGCACCGAGGTGTACCGCGGCGCAACCGCCGAGGGCAAGCGCGCGCAGGCCGAGATGGGCGGGAAGAACCCGACCGTCGTGATGCCGAGCGCCGACCTCGACGAGGCGGTCTCCATCGTGGGCGCCGGCGCGTTCGGCGTGACCGGCCAGGCGTGTACCGCCTGCTCGCGGGCCATCGTCCACGCCGACGTCTACGACGAGTTCGTCGCGGGCATCGTCGACTACGCCGAGTCGCTCTCGGTCGGCGCGGGCGACGAGGGCAACGACATGGGGCCACAGATCAGCGAGGGCGAGCTGGAGGGGACCCTCGACTACGTCGACGTGGCGAAGACGGAGGGCGCGACCCTGGCGACCGGCGGCGAGCGGCTCGAGGACGGCGAACACGCTGACGGCTTCTTCGTCGAGCCGACGGTGTTCGCCGACGTGGACAACGACAGCCGGCTCGCCCAGGAGGAGGTGTTCGGGCCGGTGCTCGCGGTGATCCGGGCCGAGGACTTCGAGGAGGCCGTGACCGCCGCGAACGACACCCGGTACGGGCTCTCGACCAGCATCGTCACCGACAGCCACGCCGAGGCGAACGAGTTCGTCGACCGCGCCGAGGCGGGCGTCGTCAAGGTGAACGAGAAGACGACCGGGCTGGAACTCCACGTCCCGTTCGGCGGGGTGAAGGAGTCCTCGACCAACACGTTCCGCGAACAGGGCGACGCGGGGCTCGACTTCTTCACCACGACGAAGACGGTGTACCGGAACTACTGA
- a CDS encoding mannonate dehydratase, which produces MGRPTSSDSDVAESPTTESPSPPMRVGLGQFMNPTPEKLRFCRQLGVTDVLLNMYQYSPDYPHLPDDETPPLGDDGEWSEAELVALRERVEAEGLTLNAIENVPVSFYDKLMLGLPGKEEQLASMKRTVRNMGRAGIPTFGYHWMPSGVWRNTTVPVRGGATATGFDLAAVDDELTHDREYSEAELWENYEYFVRELVPVAEEAGVRLCLHPNDPPVESLGGVPQLFRSFEAFERAMNVVDSPNHGLEFCLGCWSEMGEDVIEVIRQFGERDKLFYVHFRDVEGSVPSFNETFLDEGNYDSVAVLRALLDVGFDGLVIPDHVPHVEGDTDWEHRGRAHAVGYLNGMLAVLDSERSGKE; this is translated from the coding sequence ATGGGCCGACCGACCAGTTCGGACAGCGACGTCGCGGAGTCACCGACGACCGAGTCGCCGTCACCCCCGATGCGGGTGGGGCTCGGACAGTTCATGAATCCGACGCCGGAGAAACTCCGCTTCTGCCGGCAACTCGGCGTCACGGACGTCCTGCTCAACATGTACCAGTACTCGCCGGACTATCCGCACCTGCCCGACGACGAGACGCCGCCGCTGGGCGACGATGGCGAGTGGTCCGAGGCGGAACTCGTCGCGCTCCGCGAGCGCGTCGAGGCCGAGGGGCTCACGCTCAACGCCATCGAGAACGTGCCCGTCTCGTTTTACGACAAGCTCATGCTGGGCCTGCCGGGCAAGGAGGAGCAACTGGCCTCGATGAAGCGCACCGTCCGCAACATGGGGCGCGCGGGCATCCCGACGTTCGGCTACCACTGGATGCCCTCGGGCGTCTGGCGGAACACGACCGTCCCGGTCAGGGGCGGCGCGACCGCGACCGGGTTCGACCTCGCGGCGGTCGACGACGAACTCACCCACGACAGGGAGTACTCCGAGGCCGAACTCTGGGAGAACTACGAGTACTTCGTCCGCGAACTCGTCCCGGTGGCCGAGGAGGCGGGCGTGCGGCTCTGTCTCCATCCCAACGATCCGCCGGTGGAATCGCTCGGCGGCGTCCCACAGTTGTTCCGGAGCTTCGAGGCGTTCGAGCGCGCGATGAACGTCGTCGACAGCCCGAACCACGGGCTGGAGTTCTGTCTCGGCTGCTGGTCGGAGATGGGCGAGGACGTGATCGAGGTCATCCGGCAGTTCGGCGAGCGGGATAAGCTGTTCTACGTCCACTTCCGGGACGTCGAGGGGTCGGTGCCGTCGTTCAACGAGACGTTCCTCGACGAGGGGAACTACGACTCGGTGGCGGTGTTGCGCGCGCTGCTGGACGTCGGCTTCGACGGCCTCGTCATCCCGGATCACGTCCCCCACGTGGAGGGCGACACGGACTGGGAACACAGGGGACGGGCCCACGCGGTCGGCTACCTCAACGGGATGCTGGCCGTGCTGGACTCCGAACGGAGCGGGAAGGAGTAG
- a CDS encoding PPC domain-containing DNA-binding protein: METFESNDEHIFVRLDPGDYALESITEACAKHDVDSGVVVSGIGTFRNLNIHYVPTTDFPSEKSERNTFLDLDGAWEVGTIDGAIADGDPHLHVIAYNGEETLAGHLENECEVHILSELVIRRIDGPALTRRPNEKNVGTLQRR, encoded by the coding sequence ATGGAGACATTCGAATCCAACGACGAGCACATCTTCGTCCGACTCGACCCCGGCGACTACGCGCTGGAGTCCATCACGGAGGCATGCGCGAAACACGACGTCGACTCCGGCGTCGTCGTCTCGGGCATCGGCACGTTCCGCAACCTGAACATCCACTACGTCCCGACGACGGACTTCCCCTCGGAGAAGTCCGAGCGCAACACGTTCCTCGACCTCGACGGCGCGTGGGAGGTCGGCACCATCGACGGCGCGATCGCGGACGGCGACCCGCACCTCCACGTCATCGCCTACAACGGCGAGGAGACGCTGGCGGGCCACCTCGAGAACGAGTGTGAGGTTCACATCCTCAGCGAACTCGTCATCCGTCGAATCGACGGCCCCGCGCTGACCCGGCGGCCGAACGAGAAGAACGTCGGCACCCTGCAGCGCCGGTAG
- a CDS encoding SDR family NAD(P)-dependent oxidoreductase gives MPEYPKVTVDGKTAVVIGGTSGIGEAIALAFAEDGADVVATSRRADAVADTAERVRDHGARTVETTCDVTDRDSIEAMRDAVLEEFGSVDVLVNSAGVAARTEFLDLTVEDWNRVIDVDLNGTFHACQLFGRVMDEGSIINVSSMSADLARERLLPYCAAKSGVNALTRCASRELAPDVRVNAIAPGFVMTPLTEEEYSEGSELRRGIDERAVLGRVAEREEITGTAVYLASDASSYTTGEVLFVDGGFTRNAL, from the coding sequence ATGCCCGAGTATCCAAAGGTAACAGTCGACGGCAAGACCGCCGTGGTCATCGGCGGAACGAGCGGCATCGGCGAGGCCATCGCGCTCGCGTTCGCGGAGGACGGGGCCGACGTGGTGGCGACGAGCAGGCGGGCCGACGCGGTGGCCGACACCGCCGAGCGGGTCCGGGACCACGGCGCGCGGACCGTCGAGACGACGTGTGACGTGACCGACCGCGACTCCATCGAGGCGATGCGCGACGCGGTCCTCGAGGAGTTCGGTTCGGTGGACGTGCTCGTCAACTCGGCGGGCGTCGCGGCCCGGACCGAGTTCCTCGACCTCACCGTCGAGGACTGGAACAGGGTCATCGACGTCGACCTCAACGGGACGTTCCACGCCTGCCAGTTGTTCGGCCGCGTGATGGATGAGGGGAGCATCATCAACGTCTCCTCGATGTCGGCGGACCTCGCGCGCGAACGGCTACTGCCGTACTGTGCGGCCAAGTCCGGCGTGAACGCGCTCACGCGCTGTGCCTCGCGGGAACTGGCGCCGGACGTCCGCGTGAACGCCATCGCGCCCGGCTTCGTGATGACGCCGCTCACCGAGGAGGAGTACAGCGAGGGCTCGGAACTCCGGCGCGGCATCGACGAGCGCGCGGTGCTCGGCCGCGTCGCCGAGCGGGAGGAGATCACCGGCACCGCCGTCTACCTGGCTTCGGACGCGTCGAGCTACACGACCGGGGAGGTGCTGTTCGTCGACGGCGGCTTCACCAGGAACGCGCTCTGA
- a CDS encoding extracellular solute-binding protein, translating to MRRRRFLAGAGATGVALTAGCAGDGGNGGDGTPTDSSDGGGGNGTTMGDSNGNRWDGVTVVYWNRFHNNSGQAAEAIRGAISSFEEETGATVEVDYSSGEPGQRWLTLAREGERPHIMDQVSGQVGPFAELGIAKPFSEYSHLFSDELIEHTSWFMDVLGEQAYAGFGGQAYEFKFSSESARLFLARRDHLEAAGLSPEDDFPPTDFEHSVEIAQTMQEDGPGNYGWQIYGSSGDVTDTCTEDWPVAQAGQAGKILNEDWSDTQIDDEPIKQTYENFVSLHTEYELSSPGTVSQSDEDGTQLLIQGEASMTQVPSATYADLLANAEDQVMDGNFVFGAPWKGESGARGIIGGDGVVFVNPPDGADQNEWDEAQEAAADLLENYLYHSVDFQRRMFSTIGGGPLRDDVSTEDIMGAVDDPTGYEQTNIIEASELGTFDQEDYYLQEAAPFFGQIQQGIMPGYIQQALQGQITARDALDQAAEEARAQFF from the coding sequence ATGCGTCGTCGCAGATTCCTGGCGGGTGCGGGGGCGACGGGCGTCGCGCTGACCGCCGGCTGTGCCGGCGACGGCGGGAACGGCGGCGACGGAACACCGACCGACTCGTCCGACGGGGGCGGCGGCAACGGAACGACGATGGGCGACTCGAACGGGAACCGCTGGGACGGCGTCACCGTCGTCTACTGGAACCGGTTCCACAACAACTCCGGCCAGGCGGCCGAGGCCATCAGAGGCGCGATCAGCAGCTTCGAGGAGGAGACCGGCGCGACCGTCGAGGTCGACTACTCCTCGGGCGAACCGGGCCAGCGGTGGCTCACCCTGGCGCGCGAGGGGGAGCGGCCCCACATCATGGACCAGGTGTCCGGGCAGGTCGGCCCGTTCGCGGAACTCGGCATCGCCAAGCCGTTCAGCGAGTACAGTCACCTGTTTAGCGACGAGCTGATCGAGCACACGTCGTGGTTCATGGACGTCCTGGGCGAACAGGCGTACGCCGGGTTCGGCGGGCAGGCCTACGAGTTCAAGTTCAGCAGCGAGTCCGCGCGGCTGTTTCTCGCCCGACGCGACCACCTGGAGGCGGCCGGGCTCAGCCCGGAGGACGACTTCCCGCCGACCGACTTCGAACACAGCGTCGAGATCGCCCAGACCATGCAGGAGGACGGTCCGGGCAACTACGGCTGGCAGATCTACGGGTCGAGCGGCGACGTGACCGACACGTGTACCGAGGACTGGCCGGTCGCCCAGGCGGGACAGGCCGGTAAGATCCTGAACGAGGACTGGTCGGACACCCAGATCGACGACGAGCCGATCAAGCAGACGTACGAGAACTTCGTCTCCCTGCACACCGAGTATGAACTCTCGAGCCCGGGGACGGTGTCCCAGTCCGACGAGGACGGCACGCAGTTGCTCATTCAGGGCGAGGCGAGCATGACACAGGTCCCGTCCGCGACGTACGCGGACCTGCTCGCCAACGCGGAGGACCAGGTCATGGACGGCAACTTCGTCTTCGGCGCGCCGTGGAAGGGCGAGTCGGGTGCGCGGGGCATCATCGGCGGCGACGGCGTCGTCTTCGTGAACCCGCCGGACGGCGCGGACCAGAACGAGTGGGACGAGGCACAGGAGGCCGCGGCGGACCTCCTCGAGAACTACCTCTACCACTCGGTGGACTTCCAGCGGCGGATGTTCAGCACCATCGGCGGCGGCCCGCTCCGCGACGACGTCTCCACGGAGGACATCATGGGCGCGGTCGACGACCCGACCGGGTACGAACAGACGAACATCATCGAGGCGTCCGAGCTGGGGACGTTCGACCAGGAGGACTACTACCTGCAGGAGGCCGCGCCGTTCTTCGGCCAGATCCAGCAGGGGATCATGCCCGGCTACATCCAGCAGGCGCTGCAGGGACAGATCACCGCGCGGGACGCGCTGGACCAGGCCGCCGAGGAGGCGCGCGCCCAGTTCTTCTGA
- a CDS encoding carbohydrate ABC transporter permease: protein MLGVTTNLSVFRQRAINAKQVLRRDWLTYSMLLPVLVIMGTLVWGSLLDGIWMSFHEFDFLGRRVWVGLDNYAYVLGWDTFWTSLKATIIFGTVTFSQLLIALIAAVAVKHARFRDYLSALFVIPYTIPGLVSGTMWVFILHPDLGPIFPLLVDYGIINETIYWGTSGDTAMAVIMFAATWAYWPLAFIILTASLDGIPEEHYETARVYGASKVQAFFHITLPQMKGAILIAVSLRTIYNLTKVSQPLQITGGGPGFDTSVLGILVYRFTEGSQRFGLAMTVGVILVIVTMMFVIPYIRSFERDTNTGGVA, encoded by the coding sequence ATGCTAGGTGTGACCACTAACCTGTCGGTTTTCCGGCAGCGTGCAATCAACGCGAAGCAAGTCCTGCGGCGGGACTGGCTCACGTACAGCATGCTGCTCCCGGTGCTCGTCATCATGGGCACGCTCGTCTGGGGATCGCTGCTCGACGGCATCTGGATGAGCTTCCACGAGTTCGACTTCCTCGGGCGGCGCGTCTGGGTCGGCCTCGACAACTACGCGTACGTCCTGGGCTGGGACACGTTCTGGACGTCGCTGAAGGCGACGATCATCTTCGGCACCGTCACGTTCTCCCAGCTGCTCATCGCGCTGATCGCCGCCGTCGCCGTCAAGCACGCGCGGTTCCGTGATTACCTGAGCGCACTGTTCGTGATACCGTACACGATTCCGGGACTGGTCTCCGGGACGATGTGGGTGTTCATCCTCCACCCCGACCTGGGACCGATCTTCCCGCTCCTGGTCGATTACGGGATCATCAACGAGACGATCTATTGGGGGACGAGCGGCGACACGGCGATGGCCGTCATCATGTTCGCGGCGACGTGGGCGTACTGGCCCCTCGCGTTCATCATCCTCACGGCCTCGCTCGACGGGATTCCCGAGGAACACTACGAGACCGCGCGGGTGTACGGCGCGAGCAAGGTGCAGGCGTTCTTCCACATCACGCTGCCCCAGATGAAGGGTGCCATCCTCATCGCGGTCAGCCTGCGGACCATCTACAACCTCACGAAGGTGAGCCAGCCGCTCCAGATCACCGGCGGCGGTCCGGGGTTCGACACGTCCGTGCTCGGCATCCTCGTCTACCGGTTCACCGAGGGGTCCCAGCGCTTCGGGCTCGCGATGACGGTGGGCGTGATCCTCGTCATCGTCACGATGATGTTCGTGATCCCCTACATCCGCTCGTTCGAGCGTGACACCAACACGGGTGGTGTGGCATGA
- a CDS encoding carbohydrate ABC transporter permease yields the protein MRLSVDTLTGARFDLEDLVFRSSVYLVIAGLAALVLIPLVIVVAVAFTPSSELFENPAVWLPSEPTTQYWSEGFVELQEGLIHSFVISVGTAVIALFVTIPGAYVFGRKEFFGKRFVFYAIILSLLFPSIVLVVPVTARWLEWGLYNSYHGLWIAFQIFITPFAIWILRDYFSKLPENLEEAAQVYGCTEFGAFVRVILPIARPALIAVGFLAFLNGWNEFLFANLLTTSSGVQPAIVVLYSTLHGGQGESIAWGILMAEAIIIGTPPAVLYFVAQRGLRGTFGA from the coding sequence ATGAGGCTGAGCGTCGACACGCTGACCGGCGCACGGTTCGACCTCGAGGACCTCGTCTTCAGGTCCTCAGTGTACCTGGTCATCGCCGGGCTGGCCGCGCTCGTGCTCATCCCCCTGGTCATCGTCGTCGCCGTGGCGTTCACGCCGTCGAGCGAACTGTTCGAGAACCCGGCGGTCTGGTTGCCGTCCGAGCCGACGACCCAGTACTGGAGCGAGGGGTTCGTCGAACTCCAGGAGGGGCTGATCCACAGCTTCGTCATCTCCGTCGGGACCGCCGTCATCGCGCTGTTCGTGACGATCCCGGGCGCGTACGTGTTCGGTCGCAAGGAGTTCTTCGGCAAGCGCTTCGTCTTCTACGCGATCATCCTCTCGCTGCTGTTCCCCTCGATCGTGCTCGTCGTGCCGGTGACGGCACGGTGGCTCGAGTGGGGGCTGTACAACTCCTACCACGGGCTCTGGATCGCGTTCCAGATCTTCATCACCCCCTTCGCCATCTGGATCCTCCGGGACTACTTCAGCAAGCTCCCGGAGAACCTTGAGGAGGCCGCACAGGTGTACGGCTGCACCGAGTTCGGCGCGTTCGTGCGCGTCATCCTCCCCATCGCGCGCCCGGCGCTCATCGCGGTCGGGTTCCTGGCGTTTCTGAACGGCTGGAACGAGTTCCTGTTCGCCAACCTGCTCACGACGAGCAGCGGGGTCCAGCCCGCCATCGTCGTGCTCTACTCGACGCTCCACGGCGGGCAGGGCGAGAGCATCGCCTGGGGCATCCTGATGGCCGAGGCCATCATCATCGGCACGCCGCCCGCGGTCCTCTACTTCGTCGCCCAGCGCGGGCTCAGGGGGACGTTCGGCGCGTAG